The stretch of DNA AGATAATACATGAGCTTGAGAAAGACGGAAGAGGAATCTATGGAGGGGGCGTTGGTTATTATTCCTGGAACGGGGATGCGGATTTTGCCATTGTGATAAGAACGATAATCAAGACCGGGAAGAAGGCGATCGTACAGGCGGGTGCCGGGATAGTTGCCGATTCCGACCCTGAATACGAGTATAACGAGACCGAGCGCAAGATGGCAGCGATGATAAAAGCGATTGGAGGAACATGAAGGTCTTGTTCGTGAACAACAAGGACTCTTTCGTGTGGAACCTTGTGGATTACGTGTCCATATTCGAACCCGATACTGTTGTGGTCCCGAACACCATTTCTCTGAAAGAAGTCCGAGAAATCAACCCTGATGCCATCGTGATATCCCCGGGCCCTGGGCATCCTGAGAACCCGAAGGATATCGGAACCTGTCTTGAGATCATAAGAGGATCGAGCGTTCCTCTCCTTGGAGTATGCCTTGGACACCAGGCAATTGCTGTGGCTTTCGGGGGAGAAGTGAGTCATTCGCCTTCCGGACCGCTCCACGGGAAGACAGCAGAGATTTACCATGACGGGAGCGGCATATACCAGGGATTGCCGAACCCTCTTATCGGGGGAAGATACCATTCACTTGCAATAATAAAGTTGCCGCGAGAGCTTGAAGTGACAGCGAGAACCAAAGATGATATCATTATGGGAGTAAAGCACAGGAAAAGACCTATCTTCGGGCTGCAGTTCCATCCCGAGTCCGTGCTGACGCCAGATGGATTGAAGATCGT from Candidatus Methanoperedens sp. encodes:
- a CDS encoding aminodeoxychorismate/anthranilate synthase component II, translating into MKVLFVNNKDSFVWNLVDYVSIFEPDTVVVPNTISLKEVREINPDAIVISPGPGHPENPKDIGTCLEIIRGSSVPLLGVCLGHQAIAVAFGGEVSHSPSGPLHGKTAEIYHDGSGIYQGLPNPLIGGRYHSLAIIKLPRELEVTARTKDDIIMGVKHRKRPIFGLQFHPESVLTPDGLKIVENFLKLASKQPPSK